The nucleotide sequence GGACCTGATCCATCCGTACCCGCAGCAGAGCCCGGAAGACCGGCGCAAGACCGACGCCTACATGGCGAAGCTCCGCACCTTCCTGGAAGAGAACGTCGATTCGAACGCGATCGACCGCACCGGCGAGCTCCCCGAGGACGTGGTGCAGGGGCTCCGCGAGCTGGGCGCCTTCGGCCTCAAGATCCCGGAGGAGTACGGCGGGATCGGTCTCTCCCAGCTGGGGTACGGGCGCACCATCGGGATGGTGACCAGCATGGACGGGAACCTCACCGCCCTCCTCTCGGCCCACCAGTCCATCGGCGTGCCGCAGCCGCTCAAGATGTTCGGCACCCCGGAGCAGAAGAAGAAGTACCTCCCGCGCCTGGCGAAGGGGGCCATCTCGGCCTTCGCGCTCACGGAGGCGGAGGTCGGCTCCGACCCGGCGGCGATGACCACCACCGCGGTCCCCACCGACGACGGCGAGGCGTTCATCCTCAACGGCGAGAAGCTCTGGTGCACCAACGGCACCATGGCCGAGCTCCTGGTGGTGATGGCGCGCACCCCGTCCAAGGTGAAGAACGGCAGGGAGATCCCGCAGATCACCGCCTTCGTCGTGGAGGCCGACGCACCCGGAGTGCAGGTCACGCACCGCTGCCGCTTCCTGGGGCTGAAGGCGATCCAGAACGCGGTCATCCGCTTCGACAACGTCCGGGTCCCCCGCGAGAACATCATCTGGGGCGAGGGGAAGGGGCTCAAGCTGGCCCTGATCACGCTGAACACCGGCCGCCTCACCCTCCCCATGAGCGCCGCGTACGGCGCCAAGGTCGCGGTGGAGATCGCGCGCAAGTGGGCTTCGGAGCGGGTGCAGTGGGGCGCACCGGTCGGGAAGCACGAGGCGGTGGCGCAGATGATCGGCGGAATGGCGGCGGACGCCTTCGCCATCGAGTCCATGGCGGAGCTCTCCTCCGCGCTGGCCGACCAGGCGCGCAACGACATCCGCCTGGAGGCGGCCATCGCGAAGCTGTGGACCACCGAGATCGGGTGGCGGATCATCGACGACCTGCTCCAGATCCGCGGCGGGCGGGGCTACGAGACCGCGGACTCGCTCGCCGCCCGCGGCGAGGTGCCGATCGCCGTGGAGCGGATGCTCCGCGACTTCCGCATCAACCGCATCTTCGAGGGCACCTCCGAGATCATGCGCCTCTTCATCGCCCG is from Longimicrobiaceae bacterium and encodes:
- a CDS encoding acyl-CoA dehydrogenase family protein, encoding MSNTNGRSAPSEQESREVAEAARETEWTAPSFVRELFLGNFRLDLIHPYPQQSPEDRRKTDAYMAKLRTFLEENVDSNAIDRTGELPEDVVQGLRELGAFGLKIPEEYGGIGLSQLGYGRTIGMVTSMDGNLTALLSAHQSIGVPQPLKMFGTPEQKKKYLPRLAKGAISAFALTEAEVGSDPAAMTTTAVPTDDGEAFILNGEKLWCTNGTMAELLVVMARTPSKVKNGREIPQITAFVVEADAPGVQVTHRCRFLGLKAIQNAVIRFDNVRVPRENIIWGEGKGLKLALITLNTGRLTLPMSAAYGAKVAVEIARKWASERVQWGAPVGKHEAVAQMIGGMAADAFAIESMAELSSALADQARNDIRLEAAIAKLWTTEIGWRIIDDLLQIRGGRGYETADSLAARGEVPIAVERMLRDFRINRIFEGTSEIMRLFIAREAVDTHLAVAGELINPKASAADKMGAMAKAGAFYATWLPKQFFGKGQLPSYGEFGRNAKHLRFVERTSRKLARSMFRAMTQYQAKLERKQALLGRFVDIGAELYAMSSACVRAQALRNEPHGAEAMRLADLFCLRSRLRIRTLFSELWTNADDPTYRVAQDVLKGKYRWLEEGAIQAVPDGNLAPKPGPGEKHSGEPISGTRVATQLGASG